TTCGCATTGAACCAGGCCGTTTCCGCGATGATTTAGGCCCGGATACCAATTTTGCGCAAATATTGAAAACAGCGAAAGAGCGCGGGCTACGTGCATCGATGAAGTCAGGTAACTTGCTGACAGGCGCGCTGTTTGTTGATCTGGATTTCTACCCAGATGCCAAACCGTGGAAAGGGCCGCTGGAAGTGGCGGGCTATCCATTGCTGCCAACCGTCAGCGGTGGTTTAGCGCAAATTCAGCAGAAACTGATGCAAACGCTGGATAAGATTAATAGTCTGCCACTGGATCCAATGGTGAACGAAGTCACGAAGACACTGGCTGAAAGTCAGAAAACGATGCGTGAAACTCAGAAAACCTTGGCTGCATTGACGGCAATTACCTCCAGCCCTGCGATGCAGGATCTACCAAAAGATCTGCAAAAAACGCTGAATGAGTTGAATCGCAGCATGAAAGGCTTCCAGCCAGGTTCACCGGCTTACAACAAGATGGTGGGTGATATGCAACGGTTAGATCAGGTCTTGCGTGAATTACAGCCGGTATTGCGTACGCTAAACGAGAAGAGCAACGCACTGGTATTTGAAGCGGCAGGAAGTCAGGATCCTCAGCCTAAGAAGGCCAAAAAATGATGAAATGGATGGCAGTTCTCGCAGCGTTGTTGCTCAGCGCTTGCAGTAGCGAACCCGGCAAAACCTACTATCAGTTACCGGCTCTTAGCGCTCCTGCTACGGCCAGTAGCAGTGTTGCCTCAAAACAGCTATGGATTGAACATGTTGGTGTCGCTGATTATCTGGCTGCGACAGGGGTGGTGTACCAAACCAACGATGTGCAGTATGTCATTGCCAGTAACAACCTTTGGGCCAGTCCGCTGGATCAACAGTTGCAGCAAACCTTGGTGACCAATCTGAGTAATGCGCTGCCGGGTTGGCTGGTCTCTTCACAACCACTGGATAGCGATCAGGACGTTCTCAATGTGACTGTAACCGGCTTCCATGGCCGCTATGATGGTCGTGCCATCATTCGTGGCGTGTGGATACTGAAACATCAGGGGCAGTTGATTAAGCAGCCATTCGATCTCGAGCTTAAACAGAGTGAAGACGGTTACGATGCGTTGATCCGTACTTTGGCGCAGGGCTGGCAGCAAGAGGCCACAGCTATTGCTGCTCAGTTACAAAACGTTAAGTAATATTTTGTTCTAATTTAATCTAATATCAGTTAAACCCTCTTTCGTTGCTAATGAAAAATTACAGCGAAAGAGGGT
The sequence above is drawn from the Yersinia intermedia genome and encodes:
- the pqiC gene encoding membrane integrity-associated transporter subunit PqiC, whose protein sequence is MMKWMAVLAALLLSACSSEPGKTYYQLPALSAPATASSSVASKQLWIEHVGVADYLAATGVVYQTNDVQYVIASNNLWASPLDQQLQQTLVTNLSNALPGWLVSSQPLDSDQDVLNVTVTGFHGRYDGRAIIRGVWILKHQGQLIKQPFDLELKQSEDGYDALIRTLAQGWQQEATAIAAQLQNVK